The following coding sequences are from one Besnoitia besnoiti strain Bb-Ger1 chromosome Unknown contig00148, whole genome shotgun sequence window:
- a CDS encoding cytochrome b (encoded by transcript BESB_027080), with protein sequence MSRYTIYYVELSHPDNSIPVNRFVTPLHIVPEWYFLAYYAVLKVIPSKTGGLLVFMSSLINLALLSEIRALNTRMLIRQHFMTRNVVSGWVIIWVYSMIFLIIIGSAIPQATYILYGRLATIVYLTTGLVLCLY encoded by the exons atgtcccgttatactatata ctatgtcgaattatcgcacccagataactccataccagtgaaccggtttgtaactccgcttcatatcgtacctgaatggtactttttagcatattatgcggtgttaaaagtaatcccatccaaaaccggtggtttgttagtatttatgtcctctctcattaacttagctcttttatctgaaattcgagctttgaatactcgaatgttgatacgacaacattttatgactcgaaatgtagtcagtggatgggtaattatttgggtatacagtatgatcttcttgattattattggtagtgctattccacaagcgacttatatcttatatggtagattagctactatcgtatatcttactaccggattggttctatgcttatactaa
- a CDS encoding cytochrome b (encoded by transcript BESB_027090) — MTIIYVELSHPDNSIPVNRFVTPLHIVPEWYFLAYYAVKVIPSKTGGLLVFMSSLINLALLSEIRALNTRMLIRQHFMTRNVVSGWVIIWVYSMIFLIIIGSAIPQATYILYGRLATIVYLTTGLVLCLY, encoded by the exons atgaccatcat ctatgtcgaattatcgcacccagataactccataccagtgaaccggtttgtaactccgcttcatatcgtacctgaatggtactttttagcatattatgcggtgaaagtaatcccatccaaaaccggtggtttgttagtatttatgtcctctctcattaacttagctcttttatctgaaattcgagctttgaatactcgaatgttgatacgacaacattttatgactcgaaatgtagtcagtggatgggtaattatttgggtatacagtatgatcttcttgattattattggtagtgctattccacaagcgacttatatcttatatggtagattagctactatcgtatatcttactaccggattggttctatgcttatactaa